The sequence below is a genomic window from Sphingomonas crusticola.
GGTTACGACCAGCCGGTCGCCCTTGATCAGCGTCGGCATCATCGATTCGGACGGGATGTAGAAGGGCCTCGCGATGAAGGTCCACAGCGCGAACACGGCCAGTGCCATCCAGGCGAGCCCGCGAACCTCATCGATCAAGCGGTTCCGGCCGTCCGGCACGGCTGGAGCCGAGGCACCGGTGGGATCGGACGCCGCCCCGCTCATCCCGCGGGCGTCTCGCGGTGGGGATGGAGGCTGGTGCCGGCGCGCCCGTGGCGCAGCGCACTGAACCAGGTGAGCGGGTTCAGAAAGTTGGTCGAGCCGTCATAGCTGAAGCTGATGAACTCGGCGCGACCGCCCAGATTTTCCCATGGGATCGGGCCGCCGAGGCCCATTTCGAAGGCCGGCACGCGGCTGTCGGCTGATTCGTCACGATTGTCGCCCATCACAAAGACATGGCCGGCGGGAATGGTCGTCTCCGGAAAGTCGTCCGGAATGCCCGGATGATAGCCGACGTCGATCGTGTCGTAGCTGACGCCTGTCGGCAAGGTTTCGCGGAAGCGTGGCAGATCGCAATAGCGCTTGCCGTCCTTGCCCGTGATCAGGAACGGCGCTTCCTGTGCACTGGCACAGGGGACATTGGCATCGATCGGGATCATCGCCGACGCAATCTGCACGCGCTTGATCGGTACGCCGTTGAGGATGATCAGACCTTCGCGCACCTCGATCCGGTCCCCAGGCAAGGCAATGACGCGCTTGATATAGTCCGAATCCTCCGTCGGCGGCTTCAAGATCACGACGTCGCCGCGTTCCGGCATTTTCCCGAACAGCCGGCCATGGATGAACGGCAAGAGGTGCATCGGCGCCGGCGAGACATAGGACCAGCCGTAAGGATATTTGGTCACGACCAGCCGGTCGCCCTTGATCAGGGTCGGCATCATCGATTCGGACGGAATGTAGAAGGGCTTGGCGATGAAGCTCCACACCGCGAGCACGGCGAGGATAAGCCAGGCGAAACTCTTAATCTCTGCCCACCAGTCGGTCGCCGGCTTGTCGGTCGAGCCTTTGGTAAGGGGTATGGTCGCTTCCGGCTCGCTCAACTCAAAATTCCTTGGCTCAGATCTTGCGCGCGTAGAGGATGACGAACGCCTGCGCCCATGGGTGGTCATCCGTGAGCGTCACATGAATGTCGACCGCGTGGCCCGGTGGCGTCAACGCGTCAAGTTTGGCCTTCGCTCCCCCGCTGAGCGCAAGCGTCGGCGCGCCCGACGCCAGGTTGACCACGCCGATATCCTTCATGAACACGCCCTGGTTGAACCCGGTGCCGATCGCCTTGGAGAAAGCCTCCTTGGCGGCGAAGCGTTTGGCGTAGGTGCCGGCGCGGGTCATCGTCCGCCGCTCGGCCTTGGCACGCTCGGTTGCCGTAAAGACCCGGTCGATGAAGCGATCGCCGAAACGGTCGAGCGAGCTCTGGATCCGTTCGATGTTGCATAGATCCGATCCCAGCCCGATGAT
It includes:
- the lepB gene encoding signal peptidase I, giving the protein MSEPEATIPLTKGSTDKPATDWWAEIKSFAWLILAVLAVWSFIAKPFYIPSESMMPTLIKGDRLVVTKYPYGWSYVSPAPMHLLPFIHGRLFGKMPERGDVVILKPPTEDSDYIKRVIALPGDRIEVREGLIILNGVPIKRVQIASAMIPIDANVPCASAQEAPFLITGKDGKRYCDLPRFRETLPTGVSYDTIDVGYHPGIPDDFPETTIPAGHVFVMGDNRDESADSRVPAFEMGLGGPIPWENLGGRAEFISFSYDGSTNFLNPLTWFSALRHGRAGTSLHPHRETPAG
- the acpS gene encoding holo-ACP synthase gives rise to the protein MIIGLGSDLCNIERIQSSLDRFGDRFIDRVFTATERAKAERRTMTRAGTYAKRFAAKEAFSKAIGTGFNQGVFMKDIGVVNLASGAPTLALSGGAKAKLDALTPPGHAVDIHVTLTDDHPWAQAFVILYARKI